The genomic stretch GTATTGAACCTATGAAAACAACAATACTAACGGCATATACAAGCTTGTCATGTTTTTTAACTTTGAATAAATCAGCTAGACCAATGACAGCTCCATAGGAAAAGATTCCAATCTTGAAGAATCCTCCTATAATCAATGTAATTATGCCAATTATATCTAGACGTTGTATAAAATTGCCTATATTTATCTTTTGTATACTTTTATATGAAGGAAATGTGGCATTAGCAGCATTGTGGACACCAAGAACACTAATATTAAGTGCAATAACAGCACTTAACAGAATTCCACTTAATATCATAGCATGCAATCCTGTTTTTATGCCTTCCTTTGGCTTATTTAAATAAGGTAGAAACATATTAAATACAATCATCTCACCAAAGGGGAAGGTGAGGGTTAAAGGAAAAACTGTTGTTAAAACAGGTTTTAAGCCGTCTTGTAAAAAAGGTTGAAGATTTTCTATCTTAGGTAGATTGGAGATAAATAGAAATGATACAAATAAGAGAACTAAAACTATCATGAACATAAAAAGTATTTCTCCTGCCCTTGCCAAGACTTCCAATCCTAAATAACTTCCATAGGCTACCACTAAAATAATCAAAAGATTTACTATGATTAATGGGGTGCCGTCTAGTGTAGTAGTAACAATTAATTCACCAAAATCCCTTAACACCCTTGAAGCAATATATATAAAATAAAGGATATATGAGAAAGCCAATAAGGTGCCCAAATATCTTCCCAAAATCTTCTGTATACAACTAGTTAATGGAAGATTAGGATATTGATAAAAAATATAACCGTATATAAGGAATAAAAGGAGTCCACTAACCATCCCAAGAATAATAGCAAGCCATGCATCTTGTTTAGCCTTCATTCCCAAACCAACTACAATGGCACTGCCAATTTCAAATAAAACCATTAATGAAAAAAGTTGTCTTATATTAATTTTTGATTTTTCCATGGCAGATTCACTTTCCTTTTTTTGATTTTTGGAATAAAGATACTATGAGTAATAGTAAGGGTAGAAAAAAAGCATAGGTCATCACATAAGGTATCCAAGTTGTAGAACTCCATATACCCTTATATATACTATTGGGATATACTACTAGAGATAGAACTACTAAAATCATACCCAAGGGTAGAGTAAGTGGACGATAATCCTTCAATTCCAAGATTTGAGCAAGGCCTAAAGCAGTTCCATAAAAATATAGGATTATCTTATAAAAAATGGTAATGAACCATATTATGGCTATAATTGCTTCGATTCTTTGTATAATGTGTCCTAAACTTATCTTTTTAGCAAGGGCATAGCTGGGAAATGCATTTCGTGCTGTCATATCNTTCCAAGATTTGAGCAAGGCCTAAAGCAGTTCCATAAAAATATAGGATTATCTTATAAAAAATGGTAATGAACCATATTATGGCTATAATTGCTTCGATTCTTTGTATAATGTGTCCTAAACTTATCTTTTTAGCAAGGGCATAGCTGGGAAATGCATTTCGTGCTGTCATATCATGTCCTAGTACTAAAACACATAAGATTGTTATAAGGAATATGACCATTCCTCCTATTAATGTACCCCTTAAAAAGCATTTTTTAGCTTCTTTTAAGTTATTAACATAAGCAGGAAAAATCATCATAAGGACAATAAGTGTAAAAGAAGAAAAGCTTGCATAAAGTAAACCTCCATTTAGTATAGGTTTTATTCCATATTCAAAAACTGGCTGCATATTTTTAAATTCTATGTCAGGCAAGAGGAAAATCACTAAAATAACTAGAAGTCCAATAAGAACAGGATATAAAACCTCTGCTGCTCGTGCAAAAGTTTCTAGACCTAAGCGTGTTCCCATGATAACAATAAGAACAAAAAACGTATGGGTAAACTGAATAGGAGCCTCTGGTGTTATTTGTGTAGTTATGAAGTCTCCTGCAAGCCACAAAATCATTGCACAATTTATGAATAAAAAAGAAACAAATATAAGAGAAATGGTTTTTCCCAACCATTTCCCAAGTAGCCTCTCCGTATACTCTATTAAGGTCATATTGGAAAAATAATTTCCTATAGTATTATAAAGGCATACTAATAATAATCCTAATACATTCCCCATGATAGCAGCTAACCAAGCATCTTGTTTAGCGTCTGTAGCGAGGCCTACTGGGCTAAGTAGGATGGAAGTACCAATAAAACACATGATTACTAATATTTTAAATTGACCAGGGCTTATTTTCCAATTGTCTAGCATATCGTTCTCCTTGTTTTTATCTAAAAACATTTAAATTCTTTTTTTTGATTTTCGAAATAAGGATACTATGAGTAACAGTAAAGGCAGAAAAAAACCATAGGTTAACACGTAAGGTAGCCAAGTTGTAGTATTCCATATACCAGCATAGGTGACATTTGGAAATACCACTAGAGAAAGAACTACTAAGATCATACCCAAGGGCAGAGTAAGAGGACGATAATCCTTCAAATTTAAGATTTGAGCAAGACCTAAAGTAGCTCCATAAAAATGTAGGAGCATCTTATAAAAGGTGGTAATAAACCATATTATGGCTATGATTGCTTCAATTCTTTGTATAATGTTTCCTATATTTATCTTTTTAGCAAGAGCATAGCTAGGAAATGCATTTCGTGCTGTCATATCTTGTCCCAGTACCAAAATACATAAGGTTACTATAAGGAATATGACAAATCCTCCAAGTAATG from Anaeromicrobium sediminis encodes the following:
- a CDS encoding GerAB/ArcD/ProY family transporter; protein product: MEKSKINIRQLFSLMVLFEIGSAIVVGLGMKAKQDAWLAIILGMVSGLLLFLIYGYIFYQYPNLPLTSCIQKILGRYLGTLLAFSYILYFIYIASRVLRDFGELIVTTTLDGTPLIIVNLLIILVVAYGSYLGLEVLARAGEILFMFMIVLVLLFVSFLFISNLPKIENLQPFLQDGLKPVLTTVFPLTLTFPFGEMIVFNMFLPYLNKPKEGIKTGLHAMILSGILLSAVIALNISVLGVHNAANATFPSYKSIQKINIGNFIQRLDIIGIITLIIGGFFKIGIFSYGAVIGLADLFKVKKHDKLVYAVSIVVFIGSIQIANNFSEHIEIGLDKVPTYVHIPLQVVVPLLLLFVILIRKG
- a CDS encoding GerAB/ArcD/ProY family transporter, which gives rise to MTARNAFPSYALAKKISLGHIIQRIEAIIAIIWFITIFYKIILYFYGTALGLAQILELKDYRPLTLPLGMILVVLSLVVYPNSIYKGIWSSTTWIPYVMTYAFFLPLLLLIVSLFQKSKKGK
- a CDS encoding GerAB/ArcD/ProY family transporter, yielding MFLDKNKENDMLDNWKISPGQFKILVIMCFIGTSILLSPVGLATDAKQDAWLAAIMGNVLGLLLVCLYNTIGNYFSNMTLIEYTERLLGKWLGKTISLIFVSFLFINCAMILWLAGDFITTQITPEAPIQFTHTFFVLIVIMGTRLGLETFARAAEVLYPVLIGLLVILVIFLLPDIEFKNMQPVFEYGIKPILNGGLLYASFSSFTLIVLMMIFPAYVNNLKEAKKCFLRGTLIGGMVIFLITILCVLVLGHDMTARNAFPSYALAKKISLGHIIQRIEAIIAIIWFITIFYKIILYFYGTALGLAQILEXYDSTKCISQLCPC